The following coding sequences are from one Plectropomus leopardus isolate mb unplaced genomic scaffold, YSFRI_Pleo_2.0 unplaced_scaffold60664, whole genome shotgun sequence window:
- the LOC121939794 gene encoding histone H3 yields the protein MARTKQTARKSTGGKAPRKQLATKAARKSAPATGGVKKPHRYRPGTVALREIRRYQKSTELLIRKLPFQRLVREIAQDFKTDLRF from the coding sequence ATGGCAAGAACTAAGCAGACCGCTCGTAAATCCACCGGAGGCAAAGCTCCCAGGAAGCAGCTGGCCACCAAGGCTGCTCGTAAGAGCGCCCCGGCCACCGGCGGCGTCAAGAAGCCTCACCGTTACAGGCCCGGTACCGTGGCTCTCCGTGAGATCCGTCGTTACCAGAAATCCACCGAGCTGCTGATCCGTAAGCTGCCCTTCCAGCGCCTGGTCCGTGAAATCGCTCAGGATTTCAAGACCGACCT